The region TTCGTCTCAGTAGAAGTTTGCGAAAGTTTGTCGCTCGCCCACAGTTGTTGTTGTCCAGCCATTAGAGACCTCCGCCGTCATGACGTCACTGACCACATAACCACGGACTTCCGCTTCCGTCGCTTCCCAGTGATTTTTATAACTTGtctaacttgtttttttttttttttttataaaacaaggATTCGTGGTTTGTAGTTAGTAGCCTTGAAGCACAAAACTAAAAACTTTGCCTGCtctaaataaacttaaaatccaAAATATTTCCACCATGATAATCTGAAGGCAAATATGTgtctcacatttaaatgtacagtaccagtcaaaagtttggacacaccttctcattcaatggtttttctttatttttatatttttctacattgcagattaatattgaagacatccaaactatgaagggacatatcctctttgctgctgtaatcctctaaatttccccgctgcgggactaatgaaggattattttatcttattttatatggaattatgtggtaaacaaacaaatgctcaacaaaccagaatatgttttatattttagattcatcaaagtagttgaatgagaaggcgtgtccaaacttttgactggtactgtatattcataacagaaacagaaaacaatgttcAGCACCAGCTGCAGAGGCTATAGTCAGTCTGAAGTCCCCCCAAcccaaagaaaaatacatctgcTATTCAACATCTGTTTATAAACATAGCAATTCTATATTAGACCATGTacttaattcaattcagtttattttttatagcccagaatcacaaattataaatttgcctcagagggctttacaatctgtacacataagacatcctcacatcggcacaggaaaaactcccctaaaaaaaacctttaacagggagaaaaaaggaagaaacctatgggagagcgacagaggagggatccttctcccaggatggacagaatgcaacagatgtcatgtgtacagaatgaacagcataacagagatacaacacattcaatgtacttttatttttggtgtATACTTAACTGTATATAATACACATATCTAGTGATGTTTTTAAGTTAGTGAAGAATAAATCAACATATTCAACTGTTTATACCATCATGAAATGAAACTGTGActtgaaaatgtgtatttattttttgttttctgaagtgTTCAAGTGACAGCAGCATATCTCAATTTTCTTTGTGCGTTTGGTTGTGGGTCAACAATGTGAATCAATAGCCCACTTTTTAGTCTGCATATTGAatgttttgaatacatttttatcaatcTTCCAGaggtagatttatttttctaaaaccaCCTGGTATATATGACTACactgatatatacatatatacatatatacgtgctgtatatatatatatgtgtgtatatttatatgtgtatgtatgaatgtatttaagtataTACCTGTGCAGCAGTTACAGTAGAAAGTGCAGCCATACAATGAAATATATAGTGCAGGTGTAGATACAagaatttttttcaataatCTTCATCTTCCTGTCGTCATCTACTatccagcagtatataaagttttcaaattagctccacctttacaaGCTCCAACCTTAATGTGATGAgcacattaataaataactaattCTAAcccagtataatatatattattctgggtaatttagcacaaaaaaaaaaaaatccaggcATGTTATTCCTATGGTCTGAGACAGTCTAAAATATTAGTAAACATGAACACCTATGTCCCAAATCCCAAAACAAGTGTGCTAAAATGATGGCATAGACCATTTCACATTTGTAAACGTAACATTccaaatgtgtcccagtttatttcctcttgcagtgtatgtgaatgacatccGCTGACAAGAAGTtaacatggacccaagctggTGTCTTGCAAAGCATTACTGTTGAAActgtcaatataaaaaaaaagaaaacaaagatgctGTGGGTTCACAAAAAATCAGCCTATCGTGCAGTGTCTATGCAGCTCCACTCTTTATGCCTGACTTACTTCTCTGGTGTCTGGCTTTGAAGGAGAGTAGCTCATGTTCAGAAATAGTGATTAAACTTTCATAATCTATTGAAATAACATGTTGAAATTATTAACTGTAGATGGTATTCCCGCTTAGGTATCctaaatacatatatacttaATATATACTGCATCTCATATccactgttcatactgtttatactgtttatactctcatactgttatttttcttttttttattattattatttatctgttatttatactgttatttatccagcacattgcactgcacctttactgcttcttttgtacttctggttagatgctaaaactgcatttcgttgtactagtacttgtactctgtgcaatgacaataaagttgaatctaatctaatctaaatgaTACACAGTTATAGTTGCCCACTTTGTCTTGACACTGTGCAATAATTCTGTTACATAGTAAATCATTAAttggatcatttttttattaatacagtaccagtcaaaagtttggacacaccttctcattcaatggtttttctttatttttatttttttctacattgtagattaatattgaagacatccaaactatgaaggaacacatatggaattatgtggtaaacaaacaaatgctcaacaaaccagaatatgttttatattttagattcttcaaagtagttgaatgagaaggtgtgtccaaacttttgactggtactgtacttctCTGGTGTCTGGCTTTGAAGGAGAGTAGCTCATGTTCAGAAATAGTGATTAAACTTTCATAATCTATTGAAATAACATGGTGAAATGATTAACTgtagataagataaaataagataagataaaataagataatcctttattagtcccgcagcggggaaatttacaggattacagcagcatagatatagtgcaaacaaggtacatagtattttaaataatcaagtaagtaagaaaaataaaaaatccacaataactaaaaaaaacaaaaaatcttataaatacagacagaataattatagttatagtattggtGGTATTCCCGCTTAGGTATCCTTAATGATACACAGTTATAGTTGCCCACTTTGTCTTGACACTGTGCAATAATTATGTTACATAGTAAATCATTAAttggatcatttaaaaaataaataaatgaatatacaccgttaaaaacacaaatcacacgAGTTTCGCATTCGTGGTTCATTTTGCGCTCGTCGGCACCCGTAGCTCTGCGACATTGGATGACGCTGCGTCGGAAGAGGAGTATCTCTGTAATCCAAACATCGACGAGACAACCTCCATTGCTGTTATCTATAACAAATTATACCTCAGCGATTTAACTAACAGTATGGCTGCTCAGAAGATAAACGAGGCTCATGAGCACATAGCGAAAGCTGAAAAATGGTGAGTTTGGATGAATACCGTGGTTTCTTTTCCTCACCAGGAAATGGCATGTTGTGTTACTGTCAAAGGCCACTGTGGTGTTCTTCATCGGGGTAATGCGACATAAATATACAGTGTGTTTCTGCATCCTCAGTTCATTATAGTTAAATGTAATAACAACCATTCAACCACAATcctgtcttcttctgtcttttctaCTAAACGGATCACGCAGTTTATTTATGATTTGCTGATCATCAtgtaaaaccctctgaggcaaatgtgtgattcatgttttttttgtttttgttttttttgctttacaaaATAACTTGCATTGAATGTATTTGTAGCTTAAAGACAGGTCTGACAAAGTGGAAGCCGGATTTTGACAGTGCTGCGTCAGAATACGCCAAAGCAGGTGACTTAACATTCATGTAATATGAAGTAATCATTTAACAAATGTCCCCCATTTGTGTCGCTCACTGTCTACTCGTGTCCTTCTTGTTTTAGCCGTGTGCTTCAAGAATGCGAAGCAGTATGACCAAGCAAAAGAAGCTTACCTGAAGGAAGCTGAATATCACACAGAAAACAAGACGTATCCTTTCTGTCTTCTGAACACAGCTGCAGGACACTATACTGCACTTTGATTTGTGTCTGTTTCCTTAACTTTTTTCCTACAGGCTTTTCCATGCTGCAAAGTAAGTATCTTGTGTTACAACCCAGCTATTAGTCAGCagcaaacataaataaacaacttttttattttttattcaaactctatttttttctctcagggCTATTGAACAGGCAGgtatgatgatgaaggtgagtGCAGATTAAACATTGAACTCAATAACAGATGGATGTAGGTAAACTGTCTGCAGCAGAATTATAATTCAGCTGCGTTTGCATTGCTACAGGAACAAAAGAAGATGCCAGAGGCTATTCAGTTAATAGAGAAAGCCTGTATGATGTACATGGAGAATGGGACTCCTGACACTGCTGCCATGGCTCTGGACCGGGCTGGAAAGTAAATATATCTTCTTATTTTCTACACTTAAGGAAGTTGGCTGTTTTACCTTACATCAATTCCTTAACTGTTTGCTTTAagtcttattatttattatccaACACTGTACCTTTTAGTTCTAATTAATATCCATCCACTTAAAAGGGGTTACTGATGCAATGTCAGATTAGTTCAGGGGCCAAGAATATTTAGACTTTCCTTTGAtctaaaaactttattttattattcaccAGACTGATAGAGCCTATAAACCTAGAGAAAGCTGTGGACCTGTATCAGAAGGCAGCTGGCGTGTTTGAGGTAAAATTGAGCTTCTGACAAAcctacatttattatttaattgataaggattgttgattttatgtatttatgcttataaacatcaatgttttttctctgtagaATGAGGACCGCCTGCGTCAGGCAGTTGAACTGCTGGGGAAAGCCTCCAGACTTCTGGTCAGGTTaagaaggtaaaataaataaagataaggtGGAGGGGACGGATGtagatggtgttttttttttatttttataaaacacagtaTCAGTTTTAGCTGTCTTGTTTCAGCTAATGCTGAAGTAGTTAGCTATCAAGCAAGTTGAAAGATAACTTTTATTCATTAACCTCACTTAGATCTCACCCATATATAAAGGTGTTAAAGctgtttcaaatattttatatattcaccTGCTAATGTGTCAAATTGACACAACAGCCCCAAACtgtttattcttgtttttaaataaagttaaaagaCAGTACCTGCTTCTCATCATTCCTCACTTGGTTATTGTTTCTCACCAGGTTGGATGAAGCTACAGTCGCTCTGCAGAAAGAGAAGAACATGTACAAAGAGATTGAGAACTTCCCCATGTGCTTCAAGGTGGGTTGTTGTTGTCAAACATAATATATTACCACAGTCGGCTAGAATTTAATATCTAGGCAATGCTGTGGTGTCCCTGCCGGGTATTTAAGTTGACGTGCAACCTGTATTTCTCTTAGATCATCAATATACCACAGCAGTGTAAACTCAGAACTGTTGTCTCAGTATAAACTAAACATATTGAAGATATTTGGTGGAATATGTTACAAAATGCATCATTATCGCACTTTATGAGTTTTTAGATGCTTATGGAGTTTTGTGGCGGTAGTTGTTAGTAGGAtgaattcattgttggtttgttATCATTAAAGGAATCATTAATAATAgtataatgtaaaatgaatgaatgtaaaaatgagGAGCAGACTGGAGATCCTACCagatctttagggcctgttcaGTAGCtaaccctgacctctgacccctaagaaatgtaaacacattcaaatgGATTTAATCAGCTGATATTAATCATACATGTTGGTCTATGCTTTTCATTCTTTAGAAAACAACTGCTCAAGTACTGGTTCATCTTCATAGAGCGGACTACGTAGCAGCTGATAAATGTGTCAGAGAAAGTTACAGGTATGATCTTTATCACATTCTGTAATTTCTGTAATCTGGaattacaaagagacaaagtttCCTTGTGCAAGGCATTAAATCTCTACCAGGTGACAGCTGATTTCCTGTAGTCAAACAGAAAACTTTGCAGTCAAAAGTTGATGGTATGCAAAGGCTCTCTTGGGAGTCTGTTTACCCTTGACATTACCTCACGTTCACGGTGTAACACTTCTGCCTCTTGAAACTGAGGATCATAACATGAAGTGCTGCTTGGTCTCACTAGCCTGCCCGGGTACAGTGGAAGCGAAGATTGCATTGCCATGGAGACGCTACTGCAGGGCTACGATGAGCAGGACGAGGACCAGGTCTACCGTGTGTGCAGCTCACCTTTACTGAAGTACATGGACAATGACGTGAGTACTGGTAACAccattataaatatgtatatataaacatagatttatttatttggggtGTTTTGACAGCAATCTGCTGCAGATAATACACTGACTGAGGATAAGTACCTCTTACAACCCCACTTCCAAAAATCTAAACTATCATTTTGGGTTCAACACTCCAAAACTCATTTAATCTGCTTCATGAAGACGTTGCGTATGGTTTGATGAGGTTTGATCTACAGGGCGATGGTGTCATAAACAAACAACCCAACAACTTTtatcacatttaaattaaaatgttgcttaACTAGATTCATGCGCAACATTACAACATCACTTTTTTCCTGCGGAGCCCCGCCTTTTTCAAACCACTgtcaaaagcacaaaaaacaacagaaatctcTCATATGAAATAACCAAAATTGTTCAAACTTCTGCAGAAAATGTACAGCAAATATAGTAAGAAGCTTATTACAGATAGATTTTCAGGGTCTTTAAAATCTGATGACTCACTTTACTCCCTGGTGTCTCACAGTACGCTAAACTGGCCATTTCCTTGAGGGTACCTGGAGGAggtggaaagaagaagaaggctgctgctgctccacaaGGCGGCGCTGGTGGTGCGCCAGCTGCcgctgaggatgaggatgattaTGAGGGAGGCCTGTGTTAGCCTTCAGCCTCCAAAGGGCCGACTCTACccatctgctgctcctccactaTACCCTCTGTGTACGAGTTAAAAACCTTGACGAATCCTTTCAGCTCTGAAGCCCAGATGTGTGGATGTTTAATCTTTATTGTgcaagaaataagaaaaaaagctaatttgaaaaaaacacccTACAGTTATAGTGAGTGCTGCAGAAGAGTCGACCCGAGTCTGAGCAGCTTttcaatttgtgtttctttgaggTGGATCCTCGGTGTAATGAAACATCTTCAATGTCCTATAATGTATGAAAGCCTGTCGTATGTAAATGTTCCATTACTTCGTCTCTGTGAAGCTGTACATTTTGCTCTTATTGTTTGTGAGTCTTAAGATTACTATAGGTATATTCAAATCAGAAATGCTCTAAGTATGTCTAATGAATTGATCAGTGTATAGGTGTTTATTTGTACAGTTAAATTATTCATGTTTATGGCTGCAGCCTGTTGAAAATGTTACTGGAACAATATGCAATCAGTTTGTTAATGCATGTTTGCAATAATGTAATGGTAAATCAACGATTTGTGAATATTAAGGCTTAAAAATGATTGACACTTCAGCATTAATGCCTATtcaagttattcaagaatatttaaataacagtaCAGTTCCTGATGGCGCAGCTTGTAGCCAAGTTTACACGTTTtcttcggtgtgtgtgtgttctcttccacatttaacaaaagaaagTCGTGGCTGTGTCTTTATTTCCAATTTTCACAGTACAATCCTCAAATTCAATGGACTTAAACATGAAAAAGGAACCATGCAGTGATGCTTTCAGTACATTGTCCCCACTGATTTTATGGAATTGTGCTTTAGCTTATCGCTCATACTGTTAATATGAGAAGCTCACTATAAGGGACAAATTCATTAACTTgccaattaaaatgattatattaCTATATAACTAAAGGTGATAAAGggactgtttacattttttatttgtgctgttGTGGCCCACTACTTGTATATTCCTCAAAGCATATCTCTAAAGTTCGCACATGCATCAATAAACATTTCCATCTTGTGGCATTTTATGGTCTCTGTTTatggtctctgtgtgtgtgtgtgtgtgtgtgtgtgcgtgcgtgcgtgcgtgcacaCATACTCATTCATGCTACTTTTGTGATGCCCTCTCATTGTCTGTGATGCATATGTGCATTAGCAAgttcaaaacaaactaaatgctGCCTttggtgaaaataaaaaatgtagtgTTTACGAAAAACTTCAAGAGTttgtcaaaatgtataaaaatgtgaagTCCTGTCAATGCAATACATTCCACACTATCTTAAACCACATGCCATACTGCCATTTTTTCAATCAATCGGTTGATTGGGGGGGGTAAAAAAACCCTTTCCATGGCACTTGTCATAGCAGAAAAAGTTTTGGGTTCAATTCCATTTAGGTGTCCTAGTTAGCCAGGACCAAGGAACTGACTCACCTAAATGACATgcagttgctttttttttttttttttactgggatCAATCCCACCTGTACTTTTCCTGCTATGGCAAGACAAAATGTGGAGGTAtctatttattaaatgtatagcCGCTTGTCCGGGCCAGCCAGTCAATTCAGGAAGGGGTCGCTTTTGCACAGACCACAGCAATCCTACACATCACCATTGAACAGTCTATTGAAGGGAATACTTCCATTGAATTGGAGAAAGCATTTGACAGGACAACACAATGGCATCTAAAGGATCACTACGGCATTCTCATCAAGATTATGGATTTAATCAAGAACTCAATTGATGAAACTTCATGCAAAGTCATGCTTGCAAGCCAGCTTTCTCAGAGCTTAAAGGTCACCACGAGCAACAAGAAGGGTTGTCACATTCCTGTTACTCCTGGCAACTGACTGGACaagatggaaacaaatgaaGGGAATAGAAATGGAATTCAGTGGACAATGTGGGAGTTTAGCTGCTCCCACATTGTCTGTTGAATTCCATTTCTATGGTCTACTTGACCTTGACTTTGCAGATGACATAGCTCTCCTTTGGCACACACAGATACGAATGCAGAAGAAGACGTACGGACTCTCACAAGCTGCAACAAAGGTTTTAGTGGTGTGGTGGCCATCTTCAAACCGGATGGTCTCAGGTTCAGTCGGCTGCAGTTGTTTTCCATTAAAATCCTGTTTAAGCACTGTTGACCAACACACAGATTATCCACCTGCTCACTCACAATCCTTCCCCACCAGCAAACAACAGCTGAATGCAAAACTCAACACCGttccagatgttttattttcagatctCTGGACCTCTGTCATACCACAACGCCTTAAACATACAGGAacaatttcacatttcattcCACCGTGAACTGTCTCCCTTAAACTTGTATGTACATGTAATGAAAATTAGTCATGGCAATAATGAAGTTTTTCTATCATGCTACAATGTCCTCTAATGCATAGTTTGGACCAAAGGGCTTCGTGTTTCAGCCCTTCATGTgaggaatcttttttttgtgtcagctCGTTTCTTCTTCGATGACTGAATGCACACGACGCGCCACAGTGTTCATGAGTATGAATGTTAAAAACAGCGAGAGGTTCACAAGTGATGAGCAAGAATCTACCACCTAATGCATGTTACCCTGATTCAAAAACAGCCCTCTGCTGGTCTCAATTCTTGCCAACCTATAGATGAGTCCACACATGGATTATTGGCAATTAATCTCTACGAGGAAAACAGTCCACAGCGTTACATTTACTTTCCTAATTCAGCCTTAAATTGTTTCCCTTTGCAGTAAACATACTCAGTGTCAGCCTTTCTGATATATCATACCCACATTAAAATTCATGCCATTTAAATAGCTCTCATCTTTTCTACAATCTCATATTCTTTCCATCAAAGCCTACATATTGTAACATATAACTCATACAATGAATATCTGTGAAAAGAGCTCTTCCTGAGAAAGATATGTATGTAGTAGATAACAGTTCTCctcatacaaacaaaacaagtcaagtaAAGATTGTCTGATAATGTTTTCTGCGTTGTGTCTCTCAGGAGGCTCccatgtgacctctgacctttaaaaaaaaaaaaaaaaaaaaaaaaaaaggaggtctttatgttcatgtttcttGGTCAAAACCAGCGTTTTCCCTCAATCCACATCCTTCAAAAAAACTTGGAGGAATGAAAGCTCAATATTGCACAGTCCCACAGTCCAAGCGTTCCAGTTGGGAGAAAATATGAGATTGTGCTCATGTGGTCATTATTGTGCACTTATTTGTTGATGGGAAGCCCTTAAAGTTTAATGTTGCAGCCCGTTATCTCTCCGCCTACCATGCGATTGTAAAAATGTTAGAGACAGGCATGAAGAGCGATGAGTTACCTCGGCAATTGTGTTTAAAAACATACCTTTATGTTAGGGACTTTAAATAACTTAGGAAAATTGTCCATAAAGATTTCTCCGTCTCCAACTGGACACCAGCTGCTTGTTTTATCAACTGGATGACAAACTGAGCCAGGTTTCGTGAGATAAATACAGCACCTGCAAATCTGTCCTCAATTGTTAATATTATGACtgcaattgttgttgtttttatcagttAATAGTATAAAATACCAGTTTATAACTCAAGTGTGGTGCTAACACTGTATCGCTGCCATCAGAGCTCAGTAGAACAGGACAGTGCTGGTCCTCAGCTGACTTTGTGCTCCCTCAGCACATAAATCGGCTGAAACAGCTGCTCGCATCATCGACCACTTTCAGAATGAGCGGCTCCTCCAGTCCCAAAAAGCTCCGACCTTCATCAGTCTACGCCTCCTTGCTGTGTTTCACTCAGTTTTCTCTCTGGTCCACTTGATCATAGTCTCTGGAGAGCGGTAGAGGAAGATGAGTTTGGCGTACATGTCCTCCTCCAGGTCCAGCTCCCCCGTCTCTCGGACCAGGAAGATGTCCGTGCACAGTTTGAGGATGCGGTCCACGTTGGGCAGCTCCTCGAACATGATGGTGTGGGAGATGCCGCTGAAGAACTCGCGCACAAACTTGCCGATGACCAGAACCACAGAGGCGTACAAGCCCATGATCCTAGACAGGAAATAGAGAAAGGAAATAAGACAATGTGCTCCTTGACTCTTCCTCATCACAGTCCTGGCATATAACAAAAggttattttgtgattttttgtttttggtgccTCGTCTGCTCCCAGTTCATTTTTGCTGGTCAAATTTATACAGATAATGGTTTTACGACGGCCTACAGAGCGGCACAACCGCACATACACATCATGTGGTGAAAGTTTAAttcttagaaagaaaaaaaacgatcAGAATAGGCAGGTCAgagaagtaaaaacattttaaaatcagccaagaaaaaaagcaatcagGGCATCTCTAGCTGCTTTCCTATCCTGTTAATCATCCTGCGACCCCCTAGATTTATCCAGGGATCCCTTGGTTAGGAATCATTGTTTCCTGTTGTTTCTAATAACAAGTTTAAGTTCAAATGACCATGCAAATGAGGTGAATAATCACCAGACCATGCTCACTGTGTGTAGAGCTTTGGATAATGTCTTAAAAGGTAAAATGTTTATTGAATGTAAATGCAGCTATTTCATTAATGCACCAAAGTAGGACAAATGCTTGTTTCGGTTTTCTAAATAACCACATACCCATATCCCGCCAGAAAGCCCAAACTGGGCGGGCTGACTTTGTCGCTAAATACATAGAGTTCCAGGCCTTGAGTCTTGTTGGGAGCCCTCTTTGGTATCGGGCCCGGCTTCGTCTGGCTGACAATCCACCATTCCTGGACCAGATTCCCGTCTCTATTCAGGTTCAAGGTGACGTTCAACATCTTTTCATCTACAAAGATGAGGAATACAATTATGTTCTTTAATCAGAATAAAAC is a window of Anoplopoma fimbria isolate UVic2021 breed Golden Eagle Sablefish chromosome 3, Afim_UVic_2022, whole genome shotgun sequence DNA encoding:
- the napgb gene encoding N-ethylmaleimide-sensitive factor attachment protein, gamma b, which codes for MAAQKINEAHEHIAKAEKCLKTGLTKWKPDFDSAASEYAKAAVCFKNAKQYDQAKEAYLKEAEYHTENKTLFHAAKAIEQAGMMMKEQKKMPEAIQLIEKACMMYMENGTPDTAAMALDRAGKLIEPINLEKAVDLYQKAAGVFENEDRLRQAVELLGKASRLLVRLRRLDEATVALQKEKNMYKEIENFPMCFKKTTAQVLVHLHRADYVAADKCVRESYSLPGYSGSEDCIAMETLLQGYDEQDEDQVYRVCSSPLLKYMDNDYAKLAISLRVPGGGGKKKKAAAAPQGGAGGAPAAAEDEDDYEGGLC